In one Nymphaea colorata isolate Beijing-Zhang1983 unplaced genomic scaffold, ASM883128v2 scaffold0001, whole genome shotgun sequence genomic region, the following are encoded:
- the LOC116267841 gene encoding uncharacterized protein LOC116267841 isoform X1, giving the protein MFYRMQQGSNSLTGDFQWKTLACVLEKQGEFEKCRKGSMREKAAYEINEELHMIKDEIWCLNNCTCWCWFAIIGGTWLGIQCQLTKLLASGAEDEELRIWDVSDPAEPSYFPSLKAFST; this is encoded by the exons ATGTTCTACCGCATGCAACAGGGTTCAAACTCTCTCACGGGGGATTTTCAATGGAAAACTCTCGCGTGCGTGCTAGAGAAACAGGGCGAGTTTGAGAAATGCCGAAAGGGCAGCATGCGAGAAAAg GCTGCTTATgaaatcaatgaagagcttcacATGATTAAGGATGAAATTTGGTGTTTAAATAACTGCACATGTTGGTGCTGGTTTGCAATTATTGGGG GTACGTGGCTTGGAATTCAATGTCAGCTCACCAAGCTTCTTGCTTCTGGTGCTGAGGATGAAGAACTTCGTATTTGGGATGTCTCAGATCCTGCAGAGCCTTCATACTTTCCTTCTCTTAAG GCATTCAGCACATAA
- the LOC116267841 gene encoding uncharacterized protein LOC116267841 isoform X2 yields the protein MFYRMQQGSNSLTGDFQWKTLACVLEKQGEFEKCRKGSMREKAAYEINEELHMIKDEIWCLNNCTCWCWFAIIGGTWLGIQCQLTKLLASGAEDEELRIWDVSDPAEPSYFPSLKR from the exons ATGTTCTACCGCATGCAACAGGGTTCAAACTCTCTCACGGGGGATTTTCAATGGAAAACTCTCGCGTGCGTGCTAGAGAAACAGGGCGAGTTTGAGAAATGCCGAAAGGGCAGCATGCGAGAAAAg GCTGCTTATgaaatcaatgaagagcttcacATGATTAAGGATGAAATTTGGTGTTTAAATAACTGCACATGTTGGTGCTGGTTTGCAATTATTGGGG GTACGTGGCTTGGAATTCAATGTCAGCTCACCAAGCTTCTTGCTTCTGGTGCTGAGGATGAAGAACTTCGTATTTGGGATGTCTCAGATCCTGCAGAGCCTTCATACTTTCCTTCTCTTAAG AGATAA
- the LOC116267841 gene encoding uncharacterized protein LOC116267841 isoform X4, whose amino-acid sequence MFYRMQQGSNSLTGDFQWKTLACVLEKQGEFEKCRKGSMREKVRGLEFNVSSPSFLLLVLRMKNFVFGMSQILQSLHTFLLLRDNLLRGPWLHSR is encoded by the exons ATGTTCTACCGCATGCAACAGGGTTCAAACTCTCTCACGGGGGATTTTCAATGGAAAACTCTCGCGTGCGTGCTAGAGAAACAGGGCGAGTTTGAGAAATGCCGAAAGGGCAGCATGCGAGAAAAg GTACGTGGCTTGGAATTCAATGTCAGCTCACCAAGCTTCTTGCTTCTGGTGCTGAGGATGAAGAACTTCGTATTTGGGATGTCTCAGATCCTGCAGAGCCTTCATACTTTCCTTCTCTTAAG AGATAATCTGCTTAGAGGGCCATGGCTTCACTCACGATGA
- the LOC116267841 gene encoding uncharacterized protein LOC116267841 isoform X3, with product MFYRMQQGSNSLTGDFQWKTLACVLEKQGEFEKCRKGSMREKVRGLEFNVSSPSFLLLVLRMKNFVFGMSQILQSLHTFLLLRHSAHKAVLVVLCCRGLEDLLLVSLLCLLLIL from the exons ATGTTCTACCGCATGCAACAGGGTTCAAACTCTCTCACGGGGGATTTTCAATGGAAAACTCTCGCGTGCGTGCTAGAGAAACAGGGCGAGTTTGAGAAATGCCGAAAGGGCAGCATGCGAGAAAAg GTACGTGGCTTGGAATTCAATGTCAGCTCACCAAGCTTCTTGCTTCTGGTGCTGAGGATGAAGAACTTCGTATTTGGGATGTCTCAGATCCTGCAGAGCCTTCATACTTTCCTTCTCTTAAG GCATTCAGCACATAAGGCAGTCCTTGTGGTATTGTGTTGTCGAGGTTTGGAAGATTTGCTCTTGGTCAGTTTGCTCTGCCTCTTGCTCATACTATAA
- the LOC116267841 gene encoding uncharacterized protein LOC116267841 isoform X5, whose protein sequence is MPAVSLAYQAAYEINEELHMIKDEIWCLNNCTCWCWFAIIGGTWLGIQCQLTKLLASGAEDEELRIWDVSDPAEPSYFPSLKAFST, encoded by the exons ATGCCAGCAGTCTCTCTTGCCTACCAG GCTGCTTATgaaatcaatgaagagcttcacATGATTAAGGATGAAATTTGGTGTTTAAATAACTGCACATGTTGGTGCTGGTTTGCAATTATTGGGG GTACGTGGCTTGGAATTCAATGTCAGCTCACCAAGCTTCTTGCTTCTGGTGCTGAGGATGAAGAACTTCGTATTTGGGATGTCTCAGATCCTGCAGAGCCTTCATACTTTCCTTCTCTTAAG GCATTCAGCACATAA
- the LOC116267841 gene encoding uncharacterized protein LOC116267841 isoform X6 yields MPAVSLAYQVRGLEFNVSSPSFLLLVLRMKNFVFGMSQILQSLHTFLLLRHSAHKAVLVVLCCRGLEDLLLVSLLCLLLIL; encoded by the exons ATGCCAGCAGTCTCTCTTGCCTACCAG GTACGTGGCTTGGAATTCAATGTCAGCTCACCAAGCTTCTTGCTTCTGGTGCTGAGGATGAAGAACTTCGTATTTGGGATGTCTCAGATCCTGCAGAGCCTTCATACTTTCCTTCTCTTAAG GCATTCAGCACATAAGGCAGTCCTTGTGGTATTGTGTTGTCGAGGTTTGGAAGATTTGCTCTTGGTCAGTTTGCTCTGCCTCTTGCTCATACTATAA